CCCGTGGTGACCTCCTGCGGCTCGAACCGCGGGTCGGACATGACCGGGCTGACGATCTGGAAGGTGCGCTTGCCGCCCGAGACGAGCTGGAAGGCCCGCAGCTTGCGCGCGTCGGCGGCCTCGACCCCGGGGGTCGTGCCGACCGCGGCGATCTCGGCGGCGTCGAGGCCCTGGTCGTTCGCGACGACCAGGTCGGAGTCGGCGTAGCGCGCGGCGATCGAGCCGTTGGTGACCTGGGTCATGACGTTCCCGGCGAGGAGCGTCGCGGTCAGGAAGGCGGTCCCGATGAGGATCGCGATGCCGGCGGCGCTGAGCCGCCCGATGCTTCGGCGCATCTGCGCCAGGGTGAGCCGGACCATCAGGCGCGCACCGCCGTCGAACCGGTCGAGCCGCCCGCGAGCGCGTCGGCGGGGTCGGCCTCGAGCGTGCGCAGCGCGTCGAGACCGGCGAGGACGGACTCGGGCGTCGGGTCGTCGATGTCGCCCGCGATGCGGCCGTCCGCGATGAGGATGACGCGGTCGGCGTACGCGGCGGCCGTCGGGTCGTGCGTGACCATGATGATGGTGCGCCCGAGCTCGCGGACCGAGCGGCGCAGGAAGCTCAGCACCTCGGCGCCTGAGCGCGAGTCCAGGTTTCCGGTGGGCTCGTCGGCGAACACGACCTCGGGCTTGGCGATGAGGGCGCGCGCGATCGCGACGCGTTGCTGCTGACCGCCCGAGAGCTCGCTGGGGCGGTGGGTGAGGCGAGCCCCCAGGCCGAGGGTCTGGACGAGCGTCGCGAGCCACTCCGTGTCGACCGTCCCGGAGGCGAGCTCGATCGGGAGCGTGATGTTCTGCTCGGCCGTGAACATGGGCAGCAGGTTGAACGACTGGAAGACGAAGCCCACGCGGTCGCGGCGCAGGCGGGTCAGCTCGTTGTCGCCCAGCGCGGTGATCTCGGTGTCGCCGATGAAGCCCTGGCCGCTCGAGGCGGTGTCGAGCCCGGCGAGCAGGTGCATGAGCGTGGACTTGCCCGAGCCCGAGGGGCCCATGATCGCGGTGAACGCGCCCTTCTCGAAGTCCACGTCGACGCCGTCGAGCGCGCGCACGGTCGCCTCGCCCTTGCCGTACAGCTTGGTCAGGGACCGGGCGCGCACCGCGGGGGTGCCCGGTGAGGCGGCGGTGCCGGGGATGGGCTGGTACACGGTGGTGTCCACGTCTGCTCCAGGGAGTTCGTCGTCGGTAGGTCCGGTCCCGGGGCGGGGCGCGTGGTGCGCCCGGCGCCGGGGCCGAGGGGGTGCGGGGGAGAGCCGAGGCCCTCGTTCCCACCTGATGACGACACTAGGAGCCGGGACGTGGCGGCCGCGTCCGGCGACGGGCTGGTCCTGGCCGCAGGGGGAGTCATCCCGTGGTCGTACGCGCCCGGGCGGGTGGGTACGCCGTACGTCGAGCGGGCACGCAGGCGTGGCGGCTCGGGCGGCCGGGAATGCTCCTGCCCGACGGCGTCACGCGCCCGGGCGCACCAGCCCGGTCTCGTAGGCCGTCACCACGGCCTGCACGCGGTCGCGCGCCTCGAGCTTGGCGAGGATGCGCCCGACGTGGGTCTTGACCGTGGCCTCGGCGACGAACAGGTCGCTCGCGATCTCGGTGTTCGACCGTCCCTTGGCCATGAGCACGAGAACCTCGCGCTCGCGCTCGGTGAGCGAGGAGACCTGCTGCTGGGCACCCGTGTCGACGAGCTGCTCGGCGGGCAGCGCCACGACGAGGTGCTCGAGGAGCCGGCGGGTCGAGGACGGGGCGATCACGGCGTCGCCCGAGTGCACGGTGCGGATCGCCGCGAGCATCTCCTCGGGGGGTGCGTCCTTGAGGAGGAAGCCGCTGGCCCCGGACCGGATGGCTTCGAGGACGTACTCGTCGAGGTCGAACGTCGTGAGCACGATGACGCGGGGCACGTGCTGCCCGTCGGCGGCAGCCGCCGTGAGCTGTGCCGTCGCGGCGAGCCCGTCGAGGTGCGGCATGCGCACGTCCATGAGTACGACGTCGACGGGGTGGTCCGCGAGCAGACGCAGCGCCTGGAGCCCGTCGCCGGCCTCGACCGTGACCTGGAGGTCGGGCTGCGAGTCGATCACCATCCGGAAGCCGGCCCGCACGAGCTGCTGGTCGTCGACGAGCGCGACCCGGATCGGGGCGCGCTCGGGCAGGTCGGGCGTGAAGAAGGTGGAGGTCATGGGTCCTGACGATCGTCGGGTGCGGGTGCGGGTGCGGGTGCGGGTGCGGGTGCGGGTGCGGGTGCGGGTGCGGGTGCGGGTGCGGGTGCGGGTGCGGGTGCGGGTGCGGGTGCGGGTGCGGGGCGGACCCTGCGGGGATCCATCCTGCCCGACAGGTGGGCCGGTGGGGGCGGCACGGGGCCAGGACCCGCCGCCGGACCCGCCGCCGGACCCGCCGTCGGGCCGGGCGGCGAGGACTGCGTGACGGCGGTCGACGGGGCCACGGGCGCGGCGCCGTCGAGCCGGGGGATGGGCATGGTGAACCGGACGCGGAAGCCGCCCCCGGGCCGAGGGCCCGTCGTGACCGAGCCACCGAAGATCACGGCGCGCTCGCGCATGCCGAGCAGCCCGTAGCCGGGGGTGTGCGGGCCGTCCGCGGAGGCACCCCTGCCGTCGTCGTCGACCGCGAGCTGGAGCGTGTCGAGACCCCAGGTCACGACGACCGTGACGGTGGGGTCGGGGCCCGCGTGCTTGAGGATGTTGGTGAGGGCCTCCTGGCAGACCCGGTACAC
This region of Oerskovia jenensis genomic DNA includes:
- a CDS encoding ABC transporter ATP-binding protein codes for the protein MDTTVYQPIPGTAASPGTPAVRARSLTKLYGKGEATVRALDGVDVDFEKGAFTAIMGPSGSGKSTLMHLLAGLDTASSGQGFIGDTEITALGDNELTRLRRDRVGFVFQSFNLLPMFTAEQNITLPIELASGTVDTEWLATLVQTLGLGARLTHRPSELSGGQQQRVAIARALIAKPEVVFADEPTGNLDSRSGAEVLSFLRRSVRELGRTIIMVTHDPTAAAYADRVILIADGRIAGDIDDPTPESVLAGLDALRTLEADPADALAGGSTGSTAVRA
- a CDS encoding response regulator → MTSTFFTPDLPERAPIRVALVDDQQLVRAGFRMVIDSQPDLQVTVEAGDGLQALRLLADHPVDVVLMDVRMPHLDGLAATAQLTAAAADGQHVPRVIVLTTFDLDEYVLEAIRSGASGFLLKDAPPEEMLAAIRTVHSGDAVIAPSSTRRLLEHLVVALPAEQLVDTGAQQQVSSLTEREREVLVLMAKGRSNTEIASDLFVAEATVKTHVGRILAKLEARDRVQAVVTAYETGLVRPGA